From Pelosinus fermentans DSM 17108, the proteins below share one genomic window:
- a CDS encoding AI-2E family transporter — protein sequence MSFKSYDTWFKISILALGFYIIIKVMPIYFPIILAMILAFILNPLVNYITSIGFGVKKRHIGRGISVICAFLILILFLLLVGTFVLLPFIHEFDKFIVDLPNLISKIQNIAIKIQQRAQLLDLPANINTFIEQAITSAASFSADLAKRILQAVFGFASSIVELVVVPVLAYYFLKDWSILKDKIVSLFTVESRGKVRKIIEEMSLVISAYIRGQVIISIIIGIFVFSGMYLLGVDYPLVLGLLAACTESIPIIGPIIGSVPAIMLAYLISPTLAFKVIIFYILVQFLENQIVVPNIMGHTIDLHPVAIIISLLIGSQLWGIIGMMLAVPVAALLRVLIKQLWITNER from the coding sequence ATGTCATTTAAATCATATGATACTTGGTTTAAAATCAGCATTTTAGCATTAGGATTTTACATCATAATAAAAGTTATGCCTATTTATTTTCCTATCATTCTTGCTATGATATTGGCATTTATTTTGAACCCACTGGTAAACTATATCACTAGTATAGGATTTGGGGTAAAAAAGAGACATATTGGTCGAGGTATTTCAGTAATATGTGCCTTTTTAATACTTATTTTATTTCTTTTGCTTGTGGGGACTTTTGTATTATTGCCCTTTATACATGAATTTGATAAATTTATTGTTGATTTACCAAATTTAATATCAAAAATACAAAATATTGCCATCAAAATTCAGCAGCGTGCCCAATTATTAGATCTTCCGGCAAATATTAACACTTTTATTGAGCAAGCTATTACTAGTGCTGCTTCCTTTTCTGCTGATTTAGCTAAACGTATATTGCAGGCTGTATTTGGCTTTGCCTCAAGCATTGTTGAACTTGTGGTTGTACCTGTCCTTGCTTATTATTTTTTAAAAGACTGGAGCATTTTAAAAGATAAGATCGTATCATTATTTACAGTGGAATCTCGTGGCAAAGTTCGTAAAATTATCGAGGAAATGTCTCTAGTCATTAGTGCTTATATTCGAGGACAAGTAATCATAAGTATCATTATTGGTATCTTTGTATTTAGTGGTATGTATCTGTTAGGGGTAGATTATCCTTTGGTGCTCGGGCTTCTTGCAGCATGTACAGAATCCATTCCCATTATTGGACCCATTATTGGTTCTGTTCCAGCCATTATGCTGGCATATTTGATTTCTCCAACGTTAGCATTTAAGGTGATTATCTTTTATATTCTTGTGCAATTCCTTGAGAACCAGATTGTTGTTCCGAATATCATGGGGCATACTATTGATTTGCATCCTGTTGCGATTATTATTAGTTTGTTAATTGGTAGTCAGTTATGGGGAATTATTGGAATGATGCTGGCTGTTCCAGTAGCGGCTCTCTTGAGGGTATTAATTAAACAGTTATGGATAACAAATGAAAGATAG
- a CDS encoding MBL fold metallo-hydrolase, with amino-acid sequence MKIIKLEVGNLGANCYIVYGKETLEGVVIDPGGNAQDIINIIQRENIKIAAIINTHGHADHIGDNDKIKEYTGAPILIHKDDASMLTSAQGNLSMYIGNNLICKAADRLLTDGEIIPVGGMKLQVIHTPGHTPGGICIKINEVVFSGDTLFEQSVGRSDFPGGSHQQLIKSIKEKLLILSDATQILPGHGAGTTIENERYNNPFIQ; translated from the coding sequence ATGAAAATTATTAAATTAGAAGTAGGGAATCTGGGGGCTAATTGTTATATTGTTTACGGCAAAGAAACTCTAGAGGGCGTCGTAATTGATCCTGGTGGCAACGCTCAGGATATTATCAATATCATACAACGAGAAAATATTAAAATAGCAGCCATCATTAATACCCATGGACATGCAGATCATATTGGTGATAATGATAAAATCAAGGAGTATACTGGTGCACCGATACTGATTCATAAAGATGATGCCAGTATGTTAACCAGTGCTCAAGGTAATTTATCTATGTATATTGGTAATAATCTTATATGTAAGGCAGCAGATCGTTTATTAACGGATGGTGAAATCATTCCAGTTGGGGGAATGAAACTTCAAGTAATACATACCCCTGGTCATACTCCTGGAGGAATATGTATAAAAATCAATGAGGTTGTATTTAGCGGCGATACCTTATTTGAACAATCTGTAGGTAGATCTGATTTTCCTGGGGGGTCACATCAGCAATTAATAAAAAGTATTAAAGAAAAATTATTGATTTTATCTGATGCTACCCAGATATTGCCTGGACATGGGGCAGGAACAACCATCGAAAATGAGCGTTATAATAATCCATTTATTCAATAA
- a CDS encoding Fur family transcriptional regulator yields MAIDMVDIRQKFQEKQYKLTPQRRIILEAFVDHQDEHLSAEDVHTIVRQHSSEIGLATVYRTLELFSELDVLQKMDFGDGRSRYEINEKTTPHHHHHLICLACNKVKEFEDDLLETLETVISRKSNFTIVDHQVKFYGYCEECQKKREISE; encoded by the coding sequence ATGGCAATTGACATGGTGGATATTAGACAAAAATTTCAAGAGAAACAATATAAGTTAACACCTCAGCGTAGAATTATTCTAGAAGCTTTCGTTGATCATCAAGATGAACATTTAAGCGCAGAAGATGTGCATACCATTGTTCGTCAACATTCATCTGAAATAGGACTAGCTACTGTATATCGTACTTTAGAGTTGTTTAGCGAATTAGATGTTCTGCAAAAGATGGATTTTGGTGATGGACGCAGTCGTTATGAAATTAACGAGAAAACTACACCACATCATCATCATCATCTGATTTGCTTAGCCTGCAATAAGGTAAAAGAATTTGAAGATGATCTACTAGAGACTCTTGAAACTGTGATTTCCCGTAAAAGTAATTTTACGATTGTTGATCACCAAGTGAAGTTCTATGGGTATTGTGAGGAATGTCAGAAAAAGCGTGAGATTAGCGAATAA
- the hisS gene encoding histidine--tRNA ligase — MLVTGPRGTKDILPEASGNWQYIEQVVRDICRLYLYKEIRTPVFEHTELFLRGIGETTDIVEKEMYTFTDRGERSLTLRPENTAAVVRSYLENKLYADTLLNKLFYIGPMFRYDRPQAGRYRQFHQFGVEALGSKGPAIDAEIIMLAVQLLRKLGLDDLTLYLNSVGCPQCRPIYREKLQDFLREKTSHLCSDCQSRFERNPMRVLDCKKEKCTEQTQGAPHIADCLCDECSTHFNQLKSLLTLAEVDFILNPRLVRGLDYYTKTAFEIQYAPLGAQSAVCGGGRYDGLVAECGGQSTPGIGFAIGIERILLALEKQNLLPVISNNIDVFVAPMGIDMQGIAFKLLCKLREKRITAEMDFMEKGIKWQMKQANKYSAKFVAIIGDEEAAQNKVMLKNMLTGVQELVSMDEVQQKIELDLEA, encoded by the coding sequence ATGTTGGTAACAGGTCCGCGCGGAACGAAGGATATATTGCCTGAGGCTAGCGGCAATTGGCAATATATTGAACAAGTTGTCCGGGATATTTGTCGTTTGTATTTATATAAAGAAATCCGAACTCCGGTTTTTGAGCATACAGAATTATTTTTGCGTGGTATTGGCGAAACAACTGATATTGTAGAAAAAGAAATGTATACTTTTACTGACAGAGGTGAGCGTAGCCTTACCTTGCGGCCTGAGAATACAGCTGCAGTAGTACGTTCTTACTTAGAAAATAAATTATATGCTGATACGTTATTAAACAAGCTTTTTTATATAGGACCGATGTTTAGATATGACCGCCCTCAAGCTGGAAGATATCGTCAATTCCATCAATTTGGTGTGGAAGCATTGGGTTCTAAAGGACCAGCTATTGATGCTGAAATCATTATGTTAGCAGTACAGTTACTCAGAAAATTGGGGTTAGATGATTTAACGTTATATTTGAATTCCGTAGGATGTCCACAATGCCGACCCATTTATCGTGAAAAATTACAGGATTTTTTACGGGAGAAAACTTCACATTTATGCTCGGATTGTCAATCGAGGTTTGAACGTAATCCGATGCGGGTGCTTGATTGCAAAAAAGAGAAGTGTACCGAACAAACCCAAGGTGCTCCTCATATTGCTGATTGTTTATGTGATGAATGCAGTACACATTTCAACCAATTAAAATCATTATTAACTCTAGCGGAAGTTGATTTTATTCTAAATCCTCGTTTGGTTCGTGGATTGGATTATTATACGAAAACTGCATTTGAGATTCAATATGCACCTCTTGGAGCACAAAGCGCTGTATGCGGTGGCGGCAGGTATGATGGTTTGGTTGCTGAATGTGGAGGACAGTCAACTCCAGGTATTGGCTTTGCAATTGGTATAGAGCGTATCTTGCTGGCTTTGGAAAAGCAGAATTTATTGCCCGTTATTTCAAATAACATTGATGTGTTTGTTGCACCAATGGGAATTGATATGCAAGGAATTGCTTTTAAGTTGCTTTGTAAGTTGCGTGAAAAGCGTATAACTGCAGAAATGGATTTTATGGAAAAGGGTATTAAGTGGCAGATGAAGCAGGCCAATAAGTATTCCGCTAAATTTGTCGCTATCATTGGTGACGAGGAAGCTGCGCAAAACAAAGTCATGTTAAAAAATATGCTAACTGGTGTGCAAGAATTAGTGAGCATGGATGAAGTACAGCAAAAGATAGAATTAGATTTGGAGGCTTAA